The window CAGTGCGGCGGACATCGAGGCCGATCACGCCCGCGACCCGCTGATCGCGACCGCCAAGGTGCTCGTCGAGTCCGGGCTGGCGAAGCCGCGGCAGGTGATCGAGCGGTACGAGCGGATCCGCTCCGAGGTGATGGCCATCGCGGAGAAGGTCGCGGACAGCAGGCGGCTGGGCAGCGCCGCGGAGGTGATGGCGCCGCTCGCGCCGCGGAACCCGGCGAAGGTCGCCGCGGCGGCCGCGACCGCCGCACAACGCGACGTACGCGCCCGGGTCTTCGAGAACCGGCTGCCCGAGGACGAGGGGCCGCTCACCCTGGCGACGGCGATCAACCGCGCGCTCGCCGACGGCCTGGCCGTCCGCGACGGCATGCTGGTGTTCGGCGAGGACGTCGGCAGGAAGGGCGGCGTCTACGGCGTCACGCAGCGGCTGCAGAAACGCTTCGGCCCTGCGCGGGTGTTCGACAGCCTGCTCGACGAGCAGTCGATCCTCGGGATCGCGCTCGGCGCAGGGACGACCGGCCTGCTGCCGGTGCCCGAGATCCAGTACCTCGCCTACCTGCACAACGCCGAGGACCAGCTGCGCGGTGAGGCCGCGACGCAGCAGTTCTTCGCCAACGGCCAGTACCGCAACGGGATGGTGGTACGGGTCGCGGGCTACGCGTACCAGAAGGGCTTCGGCGGCCACTTCCACAACGACAACGCGGTCGGCGTGCTGCGCGACATCCCCGGGCTGGTGGTCGCCTCGCCGTCGCGGCCCGACGACGCCGCCGCCATGATGCGTACCTGCCTCGCCGCGGCCGAGGTCGACGGCTCGGTGTGCGTGTTCCTCGAGCCGATCGCGCTGTACCACACCAAGGACCTGCACACCGACGGTGACAACGGCTGGCTCGCGCCGTACCCGGCGCCGGACGACTGGGCGGCCGCCCACGTACCGCTCGGCCGGGCCCGGGTGTACGGCCAGGGCACCGACCTCACCCTCGTGACGTTCGGCAACGGGCTGGGGATGAGCCTGCGCGCGCAGGTGAAGCTCGAGCAGGCCGGCGTCGGCGTCCGCGTGCTCGACCTGCGCTGGCTCTCCCCGCTGCCGGTGGACGACCTGCTGCAGCACGCGACCGCCACCGGCAAGGTGCTCGTCGTGGACGAGACCAGGCGCACCGGCGGCGTCTCCGAGGGCGTCATCGCCGCCCTGCTCGACGCCGGCTTCACCGGCCGCGTCCGCCGAGTCGCCAGCGAGGACAGCTTCATCCCCCTCGGCGACGCCGCGTACCACGTGCTGCTGGACGAACGCGCCATCGAGTGGGAGGCCAGGGAGCTCTTCCACTGACCGGCGGGAGTCAGGTCAGCAGGTCGCGGAGGATCGGCACCAGGGCGCGGAATGCGCGGCCGCGGTGGCTGATCGCGTCCTTGTCTTCCGGTGACATCTCGGCGGTCGTGCGGGTGTCGCCGTCTGGCTGGAAGATCGGGTCGTAGCCGAAGCCGCCCTCGCCGCGGGGTACCCGGACGATACGTCCGCGCACCTCGCCGGCGACCACCTCTTCCGCGCCGCTCGGCAGCGCCACGGCGGCCGCGCAGTAGAACCCGCCGAGTCGCCGGTCGTCCGGTACGTCGGCGAGCTGGTCGAGCACCAGGTCGAGGTTGGTCTGGTCGTCGCCGTTCCTGCCGGACCAGCGGGCGGACAGCACACCCGGCATGCCGTTCAGCGCGTCCACGCACAGGCCGGAGTCGTCGGCGACCGCCGGCAGCCCGGTGGCGGCGGCGAACGCGCGCGCCTTCAGCAGCGCGTTCTCCTCGAACGTGGCACCCGACTCCACGACGTCCGGCGTCTGGTCGAACGCCGACGCGTCGACCACCTCGATGGCCAGCTCGGCGGCGGCCAGGATGCGGGCGAGCTCGTCGACCTTGTGCGCGTTCTTCGTGGCGAGGACGAGCCTCGCCGGCGCGCGCTCAGCCACGGTCGGCGGCCAGCGCCGCCACCTGCAGCTTGCCGAGCTGCGCGCAGCCCTTCGCCGCGAGGTCGAGCAGCGCGTCCAGCTGCGGCCTGGTCAGCGGCTCGCCCTCCGCGGTGCCCTGCACCTCGACGAACTCGCCGTCGCCGGTGCAGACCACGTTCAGGTCGGTCTCGGCGGCCACGTCCTCCTCGTAGCAGAGGTCGAGCCGCGGCTCGTCGCCGATCAGGCCGACGCTGACCGCGGCCACCGAACGTACGATCGGCTCCGCCTTCTTCGCCATCATCCCGCCACGGGCGTGCATCCACGCGACGGCGTCGTTCAGCGCGACGTACGCACCGGTGATCGCCGCGGTACGGGTGCCGCCGTCGGCCTGCAGCACGTCGCAGTCGAGCTGGATGGTGTTCTCGCCGAGCGCCTTCATGTCCACGCACGGCCGCAGGGCGCGCCCCACCAGCCGGGAGATCTCGTGGGTGCGGCCGCCGATCTTCCCGCGCACCGACTCGCGGTCGTTGCGCGACGTGGTGGCCCGCGGCAGCATCGAGTACTCGGCGGTCACCCAGCCCTTCCCGCTGTCGCGCCGCCAGCGCGGCACTCCCGGGGTCACGCTGGCGGTGCAGAGCACGCGGGTGCGGCCGAACTCACAGAGCACCGATCCCTCGGGCAGGTCGGTCCACGACCGGGTCAGCCGGACGGGGCGGAGCTCTTCTGCGGCGCGTTCGTCTGGGCGAGGCATGCCGGCGAGCCTATCGGCCGATCTCGTACACGGCGCCGGGGTGGGCCAGTTGCACCGGCCCGGCATAGGTCTCCTCCGCCTCGGCACGCACCTCGTCCTTCGGCGTCCACGGCGGCAGGTGGGTGAGGACCAGCCGCTTCGCCGCCGCCTCGGTCGCGTGCTGGCCGGCCTGGCTGCCGGTGAGGTGCACGCCGTCCGGCGCCTGCCAGCGGGTGAGCAGCGACGCCTCGCAGAGGAAGAGGTCGGCGTCGCGCGCGCTCGCCACGAGCGCCGGGTCGACGGACGAGTCGCCGCTGAACGTGAACACCAGCGAGTCGTACTCGATGCGCATGGCGTACGCCTCGACCGGGTGCCACACCCTGCGCACGGTGACCCGCAGCGGGCCGACCTCGTGCGCGGCGTCCGGCGTCCACTCGCGGAAGTCGAAGACCTCGGCGAGGCCGGCGGGCTCCGGGTACCTGTAGGCGCCGTCCAGC of the Streptosporangiales bacterium genome contains:
- a CDS encoding MFS transporter, translating into MDRHFIDTVWSLPLLARRLDPGAPVRPDSALTGAQLARIFDAQAGSRHLDLAARWLRSQDKGFYTIGSAGHEANAFVAEALRPTDPALLHYRSGAFYLERANQVTGQDPLRDVLLGLVAAADDPISGGRHKVFGNAELSIIPQTSTIASHLPRAVGTGFAIARAAKLKTPSAWPADAVAVCSFGDASANHSTATGAINTACQVAYSGLPMPVLFVCEDNGIGISVRTPGGWIEAAYGNRPGLAYFAADGSDPAQAHRAAHAAVEHVRTKRSPAFLHLSVVRYLGHAGTDAEIGYRSAADIEADHARDPLIATAKVLVESGLAKPRQVIERYERIRSEVMAIAEKVADSRRLGSAAEVMAPLAPRNPAKVAAAAATAAQRDVRARVFENRLPEDEGPLTLATAINRALADGLAVRDGMLVFGEDVGRKGGVYGVTQRLQKRFGPARVFDSLLDEQSILGIALGAGTTGLLPVPEIQYLAYLHNAEDQLRGEAATQQFFANGQYRNGMVVRVAGYAYQKGFGGHFHNDNAVGVLRDIPGLVVASPSRPDDAAAMMRTCLAAAEVDGSVCVFLEPIALYHTKDLHTDGDNGWLAPYPAPDDWAAAHVPLGRARVYGQGTDLTLVTFGNGLGMSLRAQVKLEQAGVGVRVLDLRWLSPLPVDDLLQHATATGKVLVVDETRRTGGVSEGVIAALLDAGFTGRVRRVASEDSFIPLGDAAYHVLLDERAIEWEARELFH
- the rdgB gene encoding RdgB/HAM1 family non-canonical purine NTP pyrophosphatase — encoded protein: MAERAPARLVLATKNAHKVDELARILAAAELAIEVVDASAFDQTPDVVESGATFEENALLKARAFAAATGLPAVADDSGLCVDALNGMPGVLSARWSGRNGDDQTNLDLVLDQLADVPDDRRLGGFYCAAAVALPSGAEEVVAGEVRGRIVRVPRGEGGFGYDPIFQPDGDTRTTAEMSPEDKDAISHRGRAFRALVPILRDLLT
- a CDS encoding ribonuclease PH, whose translation is MPRPDERAAEELRPVRLTRSWTDLPEGSVLCEFGRTRVLCTASVTPGVPRWRRDSGKGWVTAEYSMLPRATTSRNDRESVRGKIGGRTHEISRLVGRALRPCVDMKALGENTIQLDCDVLQADGGTRTAAITGAYVALNDAVAWMHARGGMMAKKAEPIVRSVAAVSVGLIGDEPRLDLCYEEDVAAETDLNVVCTGDGEFVEVQGTAEGEPLTRPQLDALLDLAAKGCAQLGKLQVAALAADRG
- a CDS encoding MBL fold metallo-hydrolase; amino-acid sequence: MRLTVLGCSGSFPGPDGPASSYLLEVDGYRVVLDMGNGAVSRLQQVGQLYGVDAVLLSHLHADHCLDVCSYYVARKYHPDGPAPRIPVYGPAGVQERLDGAYRYPEPAGLAEVFDFREWTPDAAHEVGPLRVTVRRVWHPVEAYAMRIEYDSLVFTFSGDSSVDPALVASARDADLFLCEASLLTRWQAPDGVHLTGSQAGQHATEAAAKRLVLTHLPPWTPKDEVRAEAEETYAGPVQLAHPGAVYEIGR